The following proteins are co-located in the Gloeocapsa sp. PCC 7428 genome:
- the clpS gene encoding ATP-dependent Clp protease adapter ClpS, with protein MSVETLEKRSTNRKLAPRYRVLLHNDDYNSMEYVVQVLMQTVPSITQPQAVSIMMEAHTNGMALVITCAQEHAEFYCETLKNHGLTSTIEPEE; from the coding sequence GTGTCTGTCGAAACTCTTGAGAAGCGTTCAACGAACAGAAAGCTCGCACCTCGATACCGCGTACTACTTCATAATGATGACTACAACAGTATGGAGTATGTCGTGCAGGTGTTAATGCAAACCGTACCGAGTATTACTCAGCCGCAGGCGGTTAGCATTATGATGGAAGCGCACACAAATGGAATGGCGCTTGTCATTACCTGCGCGCAAGAACACGCTGAGTTTTACTGTGAAACATTGAAAAATCACGGTTTAACCAGCACGATTGAACCAGAGGAATAA
- a CDS encoding Uma2 family endonuclease, protein MTALVLNLHPAIELTDEQFFQLCQNNRDLRLERTAEGELIIMPPTGWKSGNRNGRLTQRLFNWTDADGKGIAFDSSTGFKLPNGADRSPNAAWIKKERLEALNPNPERFLPLVPDFVVELRSASDNLNTLQAKIQEYIDCGALLGWLIDPQNQQVEIYRQGNNVEVLQSPSALSGEDVLPGFVLDLGQILN, encoded by the coding sequence ATGACTGCCTTAGTACTCAACTTACACCCAGCGATTGAGCTAACCGATGAACAATTCTTCCAACTTTGTCAAAATAACCGCGATTTGCGGCTAGAGCGTACAGCTGAGGGAGAATTGATTATCATGCCACCCACCGGCTGGAAAAGCGGAAATCGAAATGGTAGACTTACGCAACGCTTATTTAATTGGACAGATGCAGACGGTAAAGGAATAGCGTTTGATTCTTCGACTGGTTTCAAGTTACCAAATGGTGCAGATCGTTCTCCAAATGCAGCTTGGATCAAAAAAGAACGTTTAGAGGCGCTAAACCCAAATCCCGAGCGATTTTTACCACTTGTCCCTGATTTTGTTGTGGAATTGCGTTCAGCTTCCGACAACTTAAACACACTGCAAGCAAAAATACAGGAATATATCGATTGTGGTGCGCTTCTCGGTTGGTTGATCGATCCGCAAAACCAACAAGTCGAGATCTATCGTCAAGGCAACAATGTTGAAGTATTACAATCGCCTTCAGCGTTGTCAGGAGAGGATGTATTACCTGGATTTGTACTCGATTTAGGACAAATTTTGAACTAA
- a CDS encoding DUF1830 domain-containing protein — translation MAQILDPLPPNQSSQLVCCYVNATSKIQIARISNIPNWYFERVVFPGQRLVFEAPPKSMLEIHTGMMASAILSDTIPCDRLCISEDGKLEEAPEISTKKINLAAAVLTSVD, via the coding sequence ATGGCTCAAATTTTAGATCCCTTACCACCCAATCAATCTAGTCAACTTGTCTGCTGCTACGTCAATGCGACAAGCAAAATTCAGATTGCGCGGATTTCTAATATTCCCAACTGGTATTTTGAGCGCGTGGTATTTCCAGGACAGCGGTTGGTGTTTGAAGCGCCACCCAAATCAATGCTGGAAATTCATACGGGTATGATGGCGAGTGCGATTCTTTCAGATACGATCCCCTGCGATCGCCTTTGCATTAGCGAAGATGGCAAGCTAGAAGAAGCGCCAGAAATCAGCACGAAAAAAATAAATTTAGCAGCGGCTGTTTTAACGTCGGTAGATTAG
- a CDS encoding photosystem II high light acclimation radical SAM protein, producing the protein MENRILYVRLPCNPIFPIGVVYLADHIHKQFPSVEQRIFDLGTVPPLDFASALDTCVDEFQPTLLVFSWRDIQIYAPVGGRGGNPLQNAFEFYYARHPFIKLRGAIGGLRLAASYYTELWRNLGLIKRGLSRAKKYQPEARAVVGGGAVSVFYEQLGDKLPKGTIVSVGEGELLLEKLIRGQEFRDERCYVAGEKSPRDRLIHEQPTPIEKSACNYDYIESIWSEFQYYLQDQDFYVGVQTKRGCPHNCCYCVYTVVEGKQVRINPADEVVAEMRQLYDRGIRNFWFTDAQFIPARRFIDDAVELLQKILDAGMQDIHWAAYIRADNLTPELCDLMVKTGMNYFEIGITSGSQELVRKMRMGYNLRTVLENCRDLKAAGFNDLVSVNYSFNVIDERPETIRQTIAYHRELERIFGADKVEPAIFFIGLQPHTHLEEYALKNNILKPGYDPMSLMPWTAKKLLWNPEPLGSFFGEVCLEAWQKNPNDFGREVMNILEARLGCADLEEALSAPIESNKKQLVTV; encoded by the coding sequence ATGGAAAACCGGATTCTCTACGTTCGCCTTCCTTGCAACCCCATTTTTCCGATTGGAGTTGTCTACCTGGCAGATCATATCCACAAACAATTCCCCAGTGTTGAGCAACGCATTTTTGACTTAGGAACGGTACCACCTCTCGATTTTGCGTCTGCGCTTGATACTTGTGTTGATGAATTTCAGCCGACATTACTCGTCTTTTCGTGGCGGGATATCCAGATCTACGCACCTGTGGGAGGTAGAGGCGGAAATCCGTTGCAAAATGCCTTTGAGTTTTACTATGCGCGCCATCCCTTCATTAAATTACGCGGAGCAATCGGCGGACTCAGACTAGCAGCATCATACTACACGGAACTGTGGCGAAATTTAGGATTGATCAAACGCGGACTGAGCCGCGCCAAAAAATATCAGCCAGAAGCCCGTGCAGTCGTCGGCGGCGGTGCAGTAAGCGTATTTTACGAGCAATTAGGCGATAAGTTGCCCAAAGGCACAATTGTTTCTGTCGGCGAGGGAGAGTTACTGCTCGAAAAACTGATTCGAGGTCAAGAGTTTCGGGACGAACGCTGTTATGTTGCTGGCGAAAAATCGCCACGCGATCGCCTCATCCACGAACAACCGACGCCGATTGAAAAAAGTGCCTGTAACTACGACTACATCGAGAGTATTTGGTCAGAATTTCAGTACTATCTTCAAGATCAAGATTTCTACGTCGGCGTCCAAACTAAGCGCGGTTGTCCGCACAACTGTTGCTACTGCGTCTACACCGTAGTTGAAGGCAAACAAGTCCGCATTAACCCAGCAGATGAAGTTGTTGCGGAGATGCGCCAACTCTACGATCGCGGGATTCGTAACTTTTGGTTTACTGATGCACAATTTATTCCAGCGCGACGCTTTATCGATGACGCTGTAGAGTTACTACAAAAAATCCTCGATGCGGGAATGCAAGACATTCACTGGGCGGCGTATATCCGTGCTGACAACCTAACCCCAGAATTGTGCGACCTCATGGTCAAAACAGGGATGAACTATTTTGAAATTGGCATTACGAGTGGTTCGCAAGAACTTGTACGCAAAATGCGCATGGGTTACAACTTGCGGACAGTTTTAGAAAACTGCCGAGACTTGAAAGCGGCGGGCTTCAACGACTTAGTTTCTGTCAACTACTCGTTTAATGTGATTGACGAACGTCCAGAAACAATTCGGCAAACGATCGCCTATCACCGCGAACTTGAACGCATTTTTGGCGCAGATAAAGTTGAACCAGCGATCTTCTTTATTGGGCTACAACCGCACACCCACTTAGAAGAATACGCGCTGAAAAACAACATTCTCAAACCAGGCTACGATCCTATGAGTTTAATGCCTTGGACTGCCAAGAAACTACTGTGGAACCCTGAACCCCTAGGTTCCTTCTTTGGCGAAGTTTGCTTAGAAGCATGGCAGAAAAACCCCAACGACTTTGGTCGAGAAGTGATGAACATTCTCGAAGCGCGTCTTGGATGTGCTGATTTAGAAGAAGCCTTATCCGCACCGATTGAGAGCAACAAAAAACAGCTTGTCACAGTTTAA
- the gntT gene encoding guanitoxin biosynthesis MATE family efflux transporter GntT produces the protein MHSHPQYNFLHRFFRLASVNIVSNLMVPIAGLVDVAFLGHLAEIRHLAGVALATVLFNYIYWTFGFLRMGTTGTTAQAVGRQDEQSVVLIGLRNALLAVGLGLAILLLQHPLGELGFTLLSAAPEVKAAGRDYYNSLIWGAPATLCNFVLIGWFLGREQSGKVLLLSAVANGANIALDYLFIVHWGLESTGAGLATAASQYLMLGVGGILLFWERQQLLFRLQIKQLLDSTALKATFTLNRDILIRTLALVSIFALFTNLSSALGTNVLATNTLLMQVVTLAAYFIDGLAFATESLAGIFQGQGSSLLLPLLLVSGSASLVVGFVFAIAFAQFPLPLFGLLTNHTTVIAQISNYVWWLLPVLGFGSLAYMLDGYFLGLTAGRVLRQASLVAAMVGAIALVTAYRFQSNHVLWFALSCFMAARVISLAFQIPKSLAAAVSPTPVSPKITTP, from the coding sequence ATGCATTCCCACCCGCAGTATAACTTTCTCCATCGCTTCTTTCGACTAGCAAGCGTCAACATTGTTTCCAACCTTATGGTACCCATCGCGGGTTTGGTAGATGTTGCCTTCCTCGGACACTTAGCAGAAATTCGTCATCTAGCTGGAGTTGCTTTAGCCACCGTGCTTTTCAACTACATCTACTGGACATTCGGTTTCTTACGCATGGGAACAACTGGCACAACAGCCCAAGCCGTAGGACGTCAAGACGAACAAAGCGTTGTCCTCATAGGATTACGTAACGCTTTACTCGCGGTAGGCTTAGGACTCGCGATTTTACTCTTGCAGCATCCACTAGGCGAACTAGGATTTACCTTACTAAGTGCAGCACCAGAAGTCAAAGCGGCGGGAAGAGATTACTACAATAGCCTGATCTGGGGCGCACCTGCGACTTTGTGCAACTTTGTTCTCATCGGTTGGTTTCTCGGACGCGAACAAAGCGGTAAAGTCTTGCTATTGTCGGCAGTCGCGAATGGAGCTAATATCGCGCTTGATTATCTATTTATTGTACACTGGGGGCTAGAAAGTACAGGCGCAGGGCTAGCAACTGCGGCAAGTCAGTATCTGATGTTGGGCGTTGGCGGTATTCTCCTTTTCTGGGAACGTCAACAGCTATTATTTCGCCTCCAGATCAAACAACTTTTAGACTCGACGGCGTTGAAAGCTACTTTTACACTCAACCGAGATATTTTAATTCGTACCCTGGCACTCGTTTCCATCTTTGCTTTATTTACTAACCTCAGTTCCGCACTTGGAACAAATGTGCTAGCAACAAATACATTGTTAATGCAAGTTGTCACTCTTGCTGCCTACTTTATCGATGGACTAGCATTTGCTACCGAAAGTCTAGCAGGAATTTTTCAAGGTCAAGGTTCGAGTCTACTGCTGCCATTGCTTTTGGTTTCTGGAAGCGCTAGCCTCGTTGTCGGATTCGTGTTTGCGATCGCCTTTGCGCAATTTCCACTGCCTCTCTTCGGGCTATTGACAAATCATACTACTGTCATTGCTCAAATTAGCAATTATGTGTGGTGGCTGTTACCTGTTCTCGGTTTTGGTTCTTTAGCTTATATGCTCGATGGCTACTTTTTAGGTTTAACCGCAGGGCGCGTTTTGCGTCAAGCGAGTCTAGTTGCAGCGATGGTTGGTGCGATCGCGCTAGTTACCGCTTATCGCTTCCAAAGTAACCACGTGTTATGGTTCGCACTATCATGTTTTATGGCAGCACGCGTTATCTCGCTTGCTTTCCAGATACCAAAAAGTTTAGCCGCTGCCGTATCCCCAACGCCAGTATCGCCAAAAATAACAACCCCATAA
- a CDS encoding DICT sensory domain-containing protein: MLEGSILQQLATAHANTKQPLNLGVYYKNTLVALCHALEDCVLTSNSPPLVITAFQQGKWYLQEAERYSQIAQKARHIAIMAAPDTGFAEHPTSQLANVDLVALDPKDPVAQEWHLIIYSPSYTAMVLCQELSAADYGTAGRPTVDLERKFYGFWTFEPALVRETVDLAIAHIGKYNPELRQQLVTQVAAIAKATPTQLDDLGYTVSRVVDYLQISQSGVHQLAPDAQQILDQNLVSNELQAFLRLAQLIDLADTDNPMAAAETAALAETIGQLLDLPAWQLKRLRLAGLLHRIAPATVGVQYGDEAPSCPLVPAAQVLRTMPRMQAIAHIITHQNEWWDGSGQPAGLSGQEIPLESRILGLVAAFQKRVTQLQASQPQQTSVLTQALTEFKQQRGQAWEPKLIDTLELLVMGLQQGLELPIAAPKISAGMWLVEPQTSDDSNNANQSARSQV, translated from the coding sequence ATGTTAGAAGGTTCCATACTCCAACAGCTAGCCACCGCTCACGCTAATACTAAGCAACCCCTTAATTTGGGCGTGTATTACAAAAATACCCTCGTCGCGCTTTGTCACGCCTTAGAAGACTGTGTTCTGACCTCGAATAGTCCACCATTAGTCATTACCGCGTTTCAACAAGGAAAATGGTATCTCCAAGAGGCAGAAAGATACAGTCAAATCGCACAAAAGGCAAGACACATCGCGATTATGGCAGCACCGGATACGGGTTTTGCCGAACATCCGACAAGTCAACTTGCAAATGTCGATTTAGTCGCCTTAGACCCCAAAGATCCTGTAGCGCAAGAGTGGCATTTAATTATTTATTCTCCTAGCTACACCGCGATGGTGTTGTGTCAGGAACTATCTGCTGCTGATTATGGAACAGCAGGTAGACCGACAGTAGACCTTGAGCGGAAGTTTTACGGGTTTTGGACATTTGAGCCAGCACTCGTGCGAGAAACAGTCGATTTAGCGATCGCCCACATCGGCAAATACAACCCTGAACTTCGCCAACAACTTGTGACCCAGGTCGCCGCGATCGCCAAAGCAACACCAACGCAATTAGATGATTTGGGTTACACCGTCTCGCGCGTTGTCGATTATCTACAAATCAGTCAAAGCGGCGTTCATCAGTTAGCACCCGACGCCCAACAAATACTCGATCAAAACTTAGTTTCCAACGAGTTACAAGCCTTTTTACGACTCGCGCAACTGATTGATTTAGCCGATACCGATAATCCGATGGCGGCAGCAGAAACCGCCGCTTTAGCCGAAACCATCGGGCAATTATTAGACTTACCCGCGTGGCAATTAAAACGCTTGCGCCTTGCGGGATTACTGCATCGCATCGCCCCTGCAACGGTAGGAGTACAATACGGTGACGAAGCACCAAGTTGCCCGTTAGTCCCCGCAGCCCAAGTATTGCGAACAATGCCGCGAATGCAGGCGATCGCCCACATCATCACGCACCAAAACGAGTGGTGGGACGGTAGCGGTCAACCTGCGGGTTTATCAGGGCAAGAAATTCCTTTAGAATCACGCATTTTGGGCTTAGTTGCAGCGTTTCAAAAACGCGTTACCCAACTCCAAGCATCACAACCACAGCAAACTTCGGTTTTGACACAAGCGTTAACTGAATTTAAACAACAGCGGGGACAAGCCTGGGAACCAAAACTGATTGACACGCTAGAACTATTAGTGATGGGTTTGCAACAAGGCTTAGAATTGCCAATAGCAGCACCAAAAATCAGTGCAGGAATGTGGCTCGTCGAGCCGCAAACGAGTGATGATAGCAACAATGCGAATCAATCAGCAAGGAGTCAGGTGTGA
- a CDS encoding STAS domain-containing protein encodes MMQTMIAYPKIKLIKPYGFFDAANAAEFQRQLKIAVTQDDHTGILVDMENVESINSAGLIALVQSLNLAKTWGKRFSLCAVSPALRIIFELTQLDLVLEIFESFAAFEAAIAIPEVATAHSYYSQQSMCA; translated from the coding sequence ATGATGCAAACAATGATTGCCTATCCAAAGATTAAGCTAATTAAACCTTACGGTTTTTTTGATGCTGCAAATGCGGCAGAATTTCAACGACAACTAAAAATAGCAGTTACCCAAGATGACCACACTGGTATCTTAGTAGATATGGAAAACGTGGAATCTATTAATAGTGCGGGTCTAATCGCGTTGGTTCAGAGTTTAAATCTCGCGAAAACTTGGGGAAAAAGATTCAGTCTGTGTGCGGTGTCACCAGCATTGCGGATAATTTTTGAATTAACTCAGCTTGATCTTGTATTAGAGATCTTTGAAAGTTTTGCGGCTTTTGAAGCAGCGATCGCGATTCCAGAGGTAGCAACAGCGCATAGCTACTATTCACAGCAAAGTATGTGTGCATAG
- a CDS encoding CPBP family intramembrane glutamic endopeptidase — MRHKISSIARYPVPIRLGFFILALLLMWLPIAIPIYLLGRDPNTVSILTMLLLYGEFIFLLRWWGKCVYHQRRILQHYGLVRTRRNWLDLLRGLVIGVILVFSLFLVEGWLGWLVWLPSTVLLPQIILEGLIVAIAVGFAEELLFRGWLLDELERDYRPAVALWVNAILFALLHFIKPLPEILRTLPQFPALIVLGLTLVWAKRLRNRLGLPIGLHAGLIWGYYIINVGQLTQYSGQVPDWITGVDRNPLAGVMGLLFLAILALGIRQRLNFLVSGKQAR; from the coding sequence TTGCGGCATAAGATTAGTAGTATCGCGCGTTATCCAGTTCCTATTAGACTGGGATTTTTTATATTGGCATTACTGCTGATGTGGTTGCCAATTGCCATCCCGATTTATTTATTAGGGCGCGATCCTAATACTGTTAGCATTTTGACAATGCTGCTGTTGTATGGAGAGTTTATTTTCCTCCTACGCTGGTGGGGAAAGTGCGTTTATCATCAGCGTCGAATTTTACAGCATTATGGTTTAGTCAGAACGCGACGCAATTGGTTAGATTTACTCCGTGGACTTGTTATCGGAGTTATTTTAGTTTTTAGTTTATTTTTAGTGGAAGGTTGGCTAGGTTGGTTAGTTTGGCTTCCTAGCACTGTTTTGTTACCACAAATCATTTTAGAAGGCTTGATCGTTGCGATCGCCGTTGGTTTTGCAGAAGAGTTGTTGTTTCGCGGTTGGTTGCTTGATGAGTTAGAACGCGATTATCGCCCAGCAGTAGCACTGTGGGTGAATGCTATTTTATTTGCGCTGTTGCACTTTATTAAACCGCTACCAGAAATTTTGCGCACCTTACCACAATTTCCCGCATTAATTGTCCTGGGACTCACTTTAGTTTGGGCGAAACGATTGCGAAATCGCCTTGGCTTACCAATTGGTTTACACGCAGGTTTAATCTGGGGATATTACATCATTAATGTCGGGCAATTGACGCAATACTCTGGTCAAGTACCTGATTGGATAACGGGTGTCGATCGTAACCCACTTGCTGGGGTTATGGGGTTGTTATTTTTGGCGATACTGGCGTTGGGGATACGGCAGCGGCTAAACTTTTTGGTATCTGGAAAGCAAGCGAGATAA
- a CDS encoding pentapeptide repeat-containing protein has protein sequence MSSDRPTFKQEKSIDKEITALRSGAKHLPGANLEDAELAGLALEGVNLAGATLVGANLSGCKLERARLEGANLLGTQLTGTDLRANLLGANLMQADLTSADLRGSNLRGANLMGAKLSQASCAGAFFSGANLMSSNLQGADLRGADLRGVNLSGANLHGANLSQADLQGASLQQANLEEADLRGANLTGANLTGTNLLCAELEGTHLTGVNLTGACLIGTNIVLP, from the coding sequence GTGAGTAGCGATCGCCCCACATTCAAGCAAGAAAAAAGCATAGATAAAGAAATTACAGCGCTGCGTTCTGGAGCAAAACACTTACCAGGAGCCAATTTAGAAGATGCGGAGCTTGCAGGTCTTGCCTTAGAGGGAGTCAATCTAGCAGGCGCAACGCTTGTAGGTGCAAATCTTTCCGGCTGCAAACTAGAACGCGCGCGATTAGAAGGTGCAAATCTTTTAGGAACGCAGTTAACAGGGACAGACCTACGCGCAAACCTCCTCGGTGCGAATTTGATGCAAGCAGACTTGACAAGTGCAGACTTACGTGGTAGCAACTTGCGAGGCGCAAACTTAATGGGTGCAAAACTATCACAAGCATCTTGCGCGGGTGCTTTCTTCAGCGGTGCCAATTTAATGAGTAGTAACCTGCAAGGCGCAGACTTACGCGGTGCAGATTTACGCGGCGTCAACCTCAGTGGTGCTAACCTGCACGGAGCCAATTTGAGTCAAGCCGACTTACAAGGCGCGTCGCTACAACAAGCCAACCTCGAAGAAGCAGATTTAAGAGGTGCAAACCTCACCGGCGCAAACTTAACCGGAACCAACCTCTTATGTGCAGAACTTGAAGGAACTCATCTCACCGGAGTCAACCTGACAGGTGCGTGTTTAATTGGTACTAATATCGTTTTACCTTAA
- a CDS encoding TIGR03960 family B12-binding radical SAM protein, translating to MTVAVERLITSEISRPARYLGNELGAVHKPWDAAKVRWVLTYPELYEVGASNLGHIILYNILNAQPRELCDRAYLPAPDLAAKLRATQTPLFAVESKRSLQEFDILGFSLSYELGATNILEMLDLAGIPLTWKDRQASNTYPLIFAGGQTATSNPEPYADFFDFFALGDGEELLPEIGLVIEEGKTRGLSRQDLLLDLAQIPGVYVPQFYDMAADGSIYPNTVDVPRRILRRVAAPIPAYSIGLVPYVETVHDRLTIEIRRGCTRGCRFCQPGMLTRPARDVEPEAVVTAIEQGMRATGYNEFSLLSLSCSDYLSLPAVGMEIKNRLQAENISLSLPSQRVDRFDENIAQILGGTRQSGLTFAPEAGTQRLRDIVNKGLTNEELLGGVKTAWEQGWDKIKLYFMIGLPGETDVDVLGIAETVAWLQRECRAKGRRPLAFNLTISNFTPKPHTPFQWHSVSTAEFERKQELLRQEFRRMRGVKANFTDVRISAMEDFIGRGDRRLGSVIRRAWELGAGMDAWYDSVERAFNAWGEAIAEAGLSWKYRQIEGVRGQGSEVSEEIAEGQPALDTPLPWDHIDTGISKQWLKEDLQRALAAAIVPDCSFDSCSHCGVCSTDFGHNIVIEPPPIPEFIGDFVPKTTKVQRLRVHFGKLGDMALVGHLDLVRLFDRAIRRAALPISFTGGFHPSPRMSIAQALPLGATSSGEIIDFELTQEVAPQEFQHRLSQQLPSDMPVYSVAVVDLKAPAATQILNKAEYLITVTTTNQTTSAQWQEWVAAIANSKVIWFEQTSKSGKRQNVNLRDRLFELSVEPREANTIIRYVGSCRNDGTQLRPEQVIFMLEQVAPQQEFYIRHIHRQQLILEENSSEAVS from the coding sequence GTGACAGTTGCTGTTGAAAGATTAATTACATCTGAGATCTCACGACCCGCGCGTTATCTAGGAAACGAGCTAGGGGCGGTTCATAAACCCTGGGATGCTGCTAAAGTCCGCTGGGTACTAACTTATCCAGAACTTTATGAAGTCGGTGCATCTAACTTGGGGCATATCATTCTGTACAATATTCTGAACGCGCAACCGCGAGAATTATGCGATCGCGCCTATTTACCTGCGCCCGACTTAGCGGCTAAACTGCGTGCAACGCAAACGCCTTTATTTGCTGTCGAATCTAAGCGCTCTTTACAAGAATTTGATATTCTCGGCTTCAGCTTAAGCTATGAGCTTGGTGCAACCAATATTTTAGAGATGTTGGATTTAGCCGGAATTCCGCTGACATGGAAAGATAGACAAGCTTCAAATACCTATCCACTCATTTTTGCAGGCGGGCAAACCGCAACCTCAAATCCCGAACCCTACGCGGACTTTTTCGACTTTTTTGCCCTAGGAGACGGTGAAGAATTACTTCCAGAAATCGGCTTAGTCATAGAAGAAGGTAAAACACGCGGATTAAGCCGTCAAGATTTATTACTCGACTTGGCACAAATCCCAGGGGTTTATGTGCCGCAATTTTATGATATGGCAGCCGATGGCTCAATATACCCAAATACTGTAGATGTGCCAAGGCGAATTCTCCGCCGCGTTGCTGCCCCAATACCTGCATATTCAATTGGCTTAGTTCCTTATGTAGAAACCGTCCACGATCGCCTGACAATTGAAATTCGGCGGGGGTGTACGCGGGGTTGTCGTTTTTGTCAACCAGGAATGCTGACACGTCCAGCACGCGATGTCGAACCCGAAGCAGTAGTCACCGCAATTGAGCAGGGAATGCGCGCTACAGGCTACAATGAGTTTTCGCTGCTATCACTATCATGTTCGGATTATCTATCGCTACCAGCGGTAGGAATGGAAATCAAAAATCGCTTGCAAGCGGAGAATATTTCATTATCGTTACCCAGCCAACGTGTCGATCGCTTTGATGAAAATATTGCGCAGATCTTAGGCGGCACGCGACAGTCAGGGTTAACGTTTGCGCCCGAAGCTGGAACGCAACGGCTGCGGGATATTGTCAATAAAGGGTTAACAAACGAAGAACTGCTAGGCGGTGTGAAAACAGCTTGGGAACAAGGTTGGGATAAAATCAAGCTGTATTTTATGATCGGTTTACCAGGCGAAACAGATGTAGATGTTTTGGGAATTGCGGAAACCGTAGCTTGGTTGCAACGCGAGTGTCGCGCTAAAGGGAGAAGACCACTCGCATTTAATTTAACGATTTCTAACTTTACACCGAAGCCGCATACTCCATTTCAATGGCACTCGGTTTCTACGGCTGAGTTTGAACGGAAACAAGAACTATTACGTCAGGAATTTCGCCGGATGCGGGGAGTCAAAGCGAACTTCACCGATGTGCGCATTTCAGCGATGGAAGATTTTATCGGTAGAGGCGATCGCCGACTTGGTAGTGTGATTCGGCGGGCGTGGGAACTCGGTGCAGGTATGGATGCCTGGTATGACAGTGTAGAACGAGCTTTTAATGCTTGGGGCGAAGCGATCGCCGAAGCTGGATTAAGTTGGAAATATCGTCAAATTGAAGGGGTCAGAGGTCAGGGGTCAGAGGTCAGCGAAGAGATAGCTGAAGGACAACCTGCGCTTGATACTCCATTACCTTGGGATCATATTGATACCGGAATTAGTAAGCAGTGGTTAAAAGAGGATCTGCAACGCGCTTTAGCAGCAGCCATAGTACCCGATTGTTCATTTGATAGTTGTTCGCATTGTGGAGTGTGTAGTACTGATTTTGGACATAATATCGTTATTGAACCACCGCCGATTCCCGAATTTATAGGTGATTTTGTGCCAAAAACAACCAAGGTGCAGCGCTTACGCGTTCATTTTGGCAAGCTGGGCGATATGGCTTTAGTCGGTCATCTTGATTTGGTACGATTGTTTGATCGGGCAATTCGTCGAGCCGCGTTACCAATTTCGTTTACAGGTGGCTTTCATCCGAGTCCGCGCATGAGTATTGCGCAAGCATTACCGTTAGGTGCAACCAGTAGCGGTGAGATTATTGACTTTGAGTTAACGCAAGAAGTAGCTCCGCAGGAGTTTCAACACCGATTAAGTCAACAATTGCCGAGCGATATGCCAGTTTACAGCGTAGCTGTTGTCGATTTGAAAGCACCCGCCGCAACTCAAATTTTAAACAAAGCTGAGTATTTGATTACTGTTACGACAACAAACCAGACAACTTCTGCACAATGGCAAGAATGGGTAGCAGCGATCGCCAACTCAAAAGTAATTTGGTTTGAGCAAACAAGTAAATCTGGTAAACGCCAAAACGTCAATTTACGCGATCGCTTGTTTGAGTTATCCGTTGAACCACGCGAAGCAAATACCATAATCCGCTATGTCGGTAGCTGTCGTAATGATGGTACGCAACTTCGACCAGAGCAAGTTATCTTTATGTTGGAGCAAGTTGCGCCTCAGCAAGAATTTTATATCCGGCACATCCACCGCCAGCAGTTAATCTTGGAAGAAAACTCAAGCGAAGCAGTATCTTAG
- a CDS encoding DUF4079 domain-containing protein: MNLPSFLWLWKIAAWSMGLSLLAYLLLAVTGVWMFRARTTRKPRPNWLRSLHFMFGGSLVLLVLLLLAIGIVGTLGHFGSLGHSSHLPAGLLVVGLVLLSAVSAILIDRLTWMRSLHIGTNILLFLGLVWVSLTGWDVVQKYLP; the protein is encoded by the coding sequence TTGAATCTGCCTTCCTTCCTGTGGTTGTGGAAAATAGCAGCATGGTCGATGGGATTATCGCTGCTAGCCTATCTGTTGTTGGCTGTAACTGGTGTTTGGATGTTTCGCGCCAGGACGACACGCAAACCGCGTCCTAATTGGCTGCGATCGCTGCATTTTATGTTTGGTGGTAGCTTAGTTCTTTTGGTGCTACTTTTACTAGCAATTGGAATTGTAGGTACACTCGGTCACTTCGGTAGTCTAGGTCACTCTTCGCATCTTCCAGCAGGTTTACTTGTTGTAGGTTTAGTTTTACTCTCCGCAGTCAGCGCGATATTAATTGATCGTTTAACTTGGATGCGATCGCTGCACATCGGTACAAATATTCTTCTTTTCCTTGGGTTAGTTTGGGTATCGTTGACAGGCTGGGATGTTGTGCAAAAGTATTTACCTTGA